TGGCGGCCGGTGCCCCGGTGGCCCGTCGGCGCCGGGCGTTGGTGCATGGCTCCTGATCTAGGTTAGTCGTAAGCGAACCCCAGAGCGCGGAGTCGGCACCCGAGAAGTATCCGAAGCGCAGTCAGTACAAGCACGCGAAGTCTCGATATCGCGTGCGTAACTGGTCTGAGTACGAGGCGGGCCTCCAGAGGCGTGGGGCCCTCACCGTCTGGCTCTCAGATGCTGCGCTCGATGCCTGGTGTGCTCCGGCCAGCGGCAGGTCCGGCGGTCAGCGCAGGTGCGCAGACATCGCGATCCAGGCAGCCCTGACCATCCGCATGGTCTTCCATCTTCCGCTTCGCCAGACCGAGGGATTCCTCCGCTCGCTGGCCCAGCTACTCGACGTGGATCTCCCGATCCCCGACCACACCACTCTGTCTCGGCGACTCAAGAAGCTCGGTGACGTTCGGTTTCGCAGGCTCGCCATAGATCAGCCGATCCATCTGCTCATTGACAGTACGGGACTCAGGATCCACGTCGGTCATATGCAGAAGCCACCCAGGAACAGGGCTTGGAGGAAGCTGCACCTCGCTGTCGATGCGGATACAGGCGAGATCCTCGCATCGAATCTTACTGCTCGCCGGACGCATGACTGTACCCAAGTTCCGGCCCTCCTTCAGCAAATCGCTGAACCCGTGGCATCGGTCTCCGCAGATGGTGCGTACGACACGAGGGTCGTCTACCAAGCAGCCCATGAGCAAGGCGAAGGGCGACCGGTGCGGGTGCTCATTCCACCTGGACGTAACGCCCAGTTCAGCCCGAAGCCCTCGACCGCGCTCCAGGAGAGAGATCGAAACATCCGCTCCATCCGAGAACTCGGACGACGCGAGTGGCACACGCACTGAGTGTACAGCAAGCGCAGCTTGGTCGAGAACACTATGTACCGATACAAGACGATCATCGGTCGAAGTATGCGAAGTCGAACCTTCGATGGGCAGCAAGCTGAAGTCCATCTGGCGTGCGGGATCCTCAACACCATGACCCGGCTCGGGATGCCCGACAGCTACCGAGTGGCGTGATCCCCACTCCAAGGACCGGGGACTCCGTCTTCAGTTCCGAGCCATGCACCAACGCCCCTGCTCGTCATCAACAGACCGTCTACAGGTCCGCACCAGCTACCCGCAGCGCGCCTGGGTGGATCCGAAGGCGTGCCGAATGTTCCTAGCTGATCGGCCGTACTCGCTTTTTCAGCATGAACAGTCCTTCCTGCATGCTCGTCACGATGATCGTACCACTGTCGAAGAACGGATACGTGCTCCACGCGCCACCAAAGCCCGCACCGGTGCGATACGGGGACGTGTCAAACATGCCGACTTCCACCGGGTTGAGCGGGTCGGAGATGTCGAGGATGTGGAGTCCGTAGTTGTAGTTCGCCTGGTAGGTGAGGTCTCCCTTCACGTACAGGTTATGCGCACTCGCCGGGAGTGTTCCGAAGAACTCCCTCGCGAGTACCGGGTCTTCGAGCTCGTCGAGATTCCAGACGAGGGTTCTTGTCGTCTCGACGTTCCCGGCGATGACGTCACTCTCATCGTCCATGATGAAGTAGCGATGGTCTTCCGTGAGCCAGCCCTGGTGCATGTACGCAGGATTCGGATGTGAGGCGTTCGCGAGCTCGACCGGGTTTGATTTGTCGGTGACGTCCGAGATCTGGAACACGTTGCCCGACATGCGCAGGCAGATCTCCTGCCCGGTGAAATTGTCGTCGGGCCCGTGGTAGACGACGCACTGCGCGTCGTGGGTGCTTCCCGGATCGGAGCACCCGACGAAGTCCGGGTTCTGGGGATCGTTGATGTCGATCATGTGCAGACCCGAACAGCCGCGGCTCGTGAGATACGCGAAGCCGGTGTCTTCATTGATGATCACGTTATGGCTGCTCTCCACGACGTTGTTCGGAACGCCACGGTAGAGCACGTCAGAGTCGAACTTCACGGGCGGATCCATGACGTCCCGGAGACGTGTCAGATCGAAGATCTGCATCCCGTGCGCGCCCGCACCATCAGCCACGATGTAAGCATGGCTCTTGAACGTCTTGATGTCCCGCCAGAGCTGCGAACGAGGCGTGTTCGAGGTCTTCGGGAGGTCACCAATGAGGACGGGGTTCATCGGGTCGGTGATGTCGATGAACGAGGTGCCGTCGTTGCGACCGACCAGGGCGTATTCACGACCCGTCTCCCGATCGGTCCAGCCCCAGTTGTCATTCGCGCGGATACCGCGCGCGTCCTCGGGCGCGGTGAGCAGTGAGGTAGGCACGTACGCATACAGTTCGACGTCGGTGCACTCGAAGATGTCGACCGAGCCTTCTTCCGAGCAGCGGATCTCCTCACCGAGAACGGCACCCATCTGATCGGGCGGGCTCACGAGGATCTGCGACTGACCCCACTGTCCATCAGTACCGCGCTCGTACACGAAGACGCCGCCTGCCTGGTGATCGAGACCGGCGGCGGTGATGGCCGCTACGCCATTCGAGACCACGATACGGTGGCCAAACGAATCTTCATTGTTCGTCTCTTCCTCCGTGAACCGGAAGCGCTGCATCCCCGCCGCTGTTGCGACGAAGGTCTCTCCGGTCTCGAGGCCACGAGTGACCGGAGATCCGATCCACACGTCCGTACCGTCCACGGCGATCGCGGAGCCGAACACGTCACCCTCCTGGGCTTCGGGATGACCCATACGTCTCACCGTCGACCAGGAGTCGCCGTTTCGCTCGAAGACGAACACGGCGCCCATGCCCTGATCGTCGAACGGTGCACCGATCATGACCCGGTCGTCCTGGGCCACGATCGGTGCCCCAAAAGTCGCATCCGTGTTCGCGTCGACGGTCAGCTCACCTGCATGCTGCCATCCGCCGCCGTCCATGCGGAATTCGAATACCCGTCCTGCACCGTCCACGCCGTCTGCGCTCGTCGCACCCGGGGCTCCGACGAGGAGTCGGTCCCCGACAAACGTGATGGCTGCACCGAAGCCGTCGGCGTTCGCCTCAGCGGGTGAGGAGAAGCGCTGGCGCTCCGTCCAGCCGTCCGCGCTGCGCTGATACGCAATCACCTCTCCAGCCGGCTCGTCCGGAACGTCGTCCGTCGCCCTGCGCTGCCGCGGACGGAGGCGCGTACGATCGGTCGTCACGTGCGCGTGCCCTACGAGGAGCCAGTCGCCGTTGGCCGCGAGTGAGATCCCGTAGTCGACGCCGCAGTACCCGTTGTAGTCGCATCGAGCGTCGAGGCCAGCTGAGGTGTCCTCAGTCACCATCTCGTCAAACGACCAGCTCGCTCTGCTTCGCTCGTATGAGAACACGGCACCGCCGCGGTTTGCGACAAAGAGCGTGTTGTCTGCGAGAGCGAGCACCGCTCCGAACCCATCCGCGCGCTCGGCATCGGGAGCGGTAAGGATCGTCGTTTCGGCCCATTCGCTTCCAGTCTTGCCGTACACGTAGACCATGCCGGGCCGGAAGCTGTTGTTCGGCTCGCCGATCAGCAGAGCATCACCGTCGATGATGACGGAGTTGCCGAAGGACCCCGCCTGGGCAAATGCGGGTGAAGCCATCGCGGCGAGAGCGGCGAGGGTCAGTGCGAAACGACGGACACAAGTCATGACATCTCCGGGTCGGGGCAGTGAAGCTAGGCTACCGCCCGCTTGGCCTTGCGACAATGCAAGTGCGTCGTCGCGTGGCCTCGCATCGGCCGCGAACGACGTGTGGGGCGAAACGAGTTCTGGTTATCGGGCTTCGCCGGCTCCTCTCCTGAGCGGATGCGTTGGGAAGACCAGCGTGTCGTAGACCGCGTCCGCGGGTCGGATCCCGTCAGGAAAGTCCGACTCCTTGTCGGGATAAGCCGGGCGCTCGTGAGAGTTCACGTAGGCCGAGATGAGTCGGGCCTCTTCAGCCCGGCAGCTTCCGACATCGTCTTCTGGCAAGAACGGCAGATCGTGCGCCCCGCCTTGGGTTTACACGGTTTCTTGCCGGAAATCGGCGACTGCTAGCTCCGATTTGGGAGCAGGGGGTCCCCAGTTCGAATCTGGGCGCCCCGACTGATGGAAAGATTAGCCCCTCAACGACTTAGGTTGTTGGGGGGCTTTATCTATGGACATCGGATGGGCATCAAGTCACCCATAAGTCACCCGTAGGACCCGCTTCGAGGCCGATATCGACCTTGCCCGTCATCCCCCCCTTATTGGCGTCCACGGGGCGGTACTGGTGCAGGACCGCACACAGCGCCTCCACTGAAACGGCGTTCCCCGAAAAATATTTGGTAGCTCGGGCGCTGGCTGGCTAGTCTTCGCTCACTCCGTTATCCGGGCCACTGGACAGTCCCGGCATCCAGGATCGCATCCATCTCGGTCCTCATCTGAGTCGAGTAGCTGTCTCCTGATGTGGCGCGCTTGTTGAACAACACCACGTAGTTGATGCCGTCCCCCCGCTGACGGGCCAGCGTGTTAGTCCCGGGCAGGCTCCCGGTGTGGTTCCACCGCCACCCGGAACTCTCGGAGCCGGTCCGGCGCGTCCCGATCGCATCGCCAGCGACCTGGAATACCTCGAGGAACTCGAGGATCGTGCGGGTCGAGGCGACGAGTCCTCCTTGAGCGATGCGCGCCTCGTGGTCCCAGCCGCCGTCGGGTCGTCGGACAGTCGAGCCCTCGGGGTCGAAGACATTGGGTGCCATGCTGTCGTCATCGTACCAAGGCTCCCGTGGGTCCCGATCGGCCGGAAACGTCCGTCCCTGGACGATGTCCTCATGTGGGACGCCGAGCGGCTCGAACACTGTCTCGTACACGTAGCTCAGGTAGTCCCGGCCTGTGACCTCCTCGACGATGAGACCGAGCACCATGTACCCGATGTTTGAGTACTCGTCGCGCGTACCGGGCGTGAACTGCAGAGGCTGCCCCAGGATGTAGCGCAGCGTGTTGAGACGGCCCGGCGGGCTCGAGACCGACATCACTGATGCGATCGTGATCTCGCGATAAGTAAGGTCACCCGCGGCATCGCGATCCCACCCGCCCTCGTGCTGGAGGAGATGCCGCACGGTCACGTCTCCGAGGCGGTCATCGCCGAGCACGGGGAACGGCACCAGACCGAGTAGACCTCCATCGGGCTGGCCTACGTCGAACACCGCGTCGCTGAGCGTAAACATCCCATCGTCGATGAGCTG
The Longimicrobiales bacterium genome window above contains:
- a CDS encoding IS5 family transposase, whose amino-acid sequence is MRNWSEYEAGLQRRGALTVWLSDAALDAWCAPASGRSGGQRRCADIAIQAALTIRMVFHLPLRQTEGFLRSLAQLLDVDLPIPDHTTLSRRLKKLGDVRFRRLAIDQPIHLLIDSTGLRIHVGHMQKPPRNRAWRKLHLAVDADTGEILASNLTARRTHDCTQVPALLQQIAEPVASVSADGAYDTRVVYQAAHEQGEGRPVRVLIPPGRNAQFSPKPSTALQERDRNIRSIRELGRREWHTH
- a CDS encoding choice-of-anchor B family protein, translated to MTCVRRFALTLAALAAMASPAFAQAGSFGNSVIIDGDALLIGEPNNSFRPGMVYVYGKTGSEWAETTILTAPDAERADGFGAVLALADNTLFVANRGGAVFSYERSRASWSFDEMVTEDTSAGLDARCDYNGYCGVDYGISLAANGDWLLVGHAHVTTDRTRLRPRQRRATDDVPDEPAGEVIAYQRSADGWTERQRFSSPAEANADGFGAAITFVGDRLLVGAPGATSADGVDGAGRVFEFRMDGGGWQHAGELTVDANTDATFGAPIVAQDDRVMIGAPFDDQGMGAVFVFERNGDSWSTVRRMGHPEAQEGDVFGSAIAVDGTDVWIGSPVTRGLETGETFVATAAGMQRFRFTEEETNNEDSFGHRIVVSNGVAAITAAGLDHQAGGVFVYERGTDGQWGQSQILVSPPDQMGAVLGEEIRCSEEGSVDIFECTDVELYAYVPTSLLTAPEDARGIRANDNWGWTDRETGREYALVGRNDGTSFIDITDPMNPVLIGDLPKTSNTPRSQLWRDIKTFKSHAYIVADGAGAHGMQIFDLTRLRDVMDPPVKFDSDVLYRGVPNNVVESSHNVIINEDTGFAYLTSRGCSGLHMIDINDPQNPDFVGCSDPGSTHDAQCVVYHGPDDNFTGQEICLRMSGNVFQISDVTDKSNPVELANASHPNPAYMHQGWLTEDHRYFIMDDESDVIAGNVETTRTLVWNLDELEDPVLAREFFGTLPASAHNLYVKGDLTYQANYNYGLHILDISDPLNPVEVGMFDTSPYRTGAGFGGAWSTYPFFDSGTIIVTSMQEGLFMLKKRVRPIS
- a CDS encoding serine hydrolase gives rise to the protein MLIALPGCSETTAPITRPPGLEVFDSLIVNFMEATGIEAAALGIMRDGEVVYQKGFGWQDAAHQVPLASDAMMRLASVSKSITAAAVRQLIDDGMFTLSDAVFDVGQPDGGLLGLVPFPVLGDDRLGDVTVRHLLQHEGGWDRDAAGDLTYREITIASVMSVSSPPGRLNTLRYILGQPLQFTPGTRDEYSNIGYMVLGLIVEEVTGRDYLSYVYETVFEPLGVPHEDIVQGRTFPADRDPREPWYDDDSMAPNVFDPEGSTVRRPDGGWDHEARIAQGGLVASTRTILEFLEVFQVAGDAIGTRRTGSESSGWRWNHTGSLPGTNTLARQRGDGINYVVLFNKRATSGDSYSTQMRTEMDAILDAGTVQWPG